The bacterium DNA segment CTTCAAGAGCAGCCTGCGGAATTTCTTCGCCGCAACTAGGACAGAATTTTGTTCCTTCCTTGACCTGAGTCCCGCATTTAGGACAACTAACCATCACAGTTCCTGCATCCAGCAAATTCTGACAATGTGCCTGAACCTTCACAACGATATCATCAATTGCTTTCTGCGTTGCCTCTCCCATTGGGGTCTTCTTAAAACCGCCAAAACTTACTCCCAGGCTCTTTGCTCCGGGTAAAGGTATAGCAGCTCCTAAGCTTAGCCCCCTTCTTTTTGCTTCTCCACTAAACCTGAGTGTCTGCATTTCTGAGGTCTCAGCATTTACAACCTTTATTATTCCAGCAACTATTGCAGTTTTAGTATCTCCACCAATAGAATATCCGCCAAAGCTTACTCCCCCACCCATGCCTTTCTGTGAATATTCAAATACTGTAATCACTCCATTAAGAATTATCTGCGCTCCTTTAATATTTCCAATTTTCGCCTTTGTTTTTTTGCTT contains these protein-coding regions:
- a CDS encoding zinc-ribbon domain-containing protein, with translation MKCVAKPLAVVLALLFVAVLFSSSVCAEKVRVAVSKFTAKDAPGTDYWRKSELNMGTGMADMLESALTETGQFSVMSRMDLGDIISEQDLGASGRVSKKTKAKIGNIKGAQIILNGVITVFEYSQKGMGGGVSFGGYSIGGDTKTAIVAGIIKVVNAETSEMQTLRFSGEAKRRGLSLGAAIPLPGAKSLGVSFGGFKKTPMGEATQKAIDDIVVKVQAHCQNLLDAGTVMVSCPKCGTQVKEGTKFCPSCGEEIPQAALEECPYCNAEVSPGTVFCPECGKKIQGVTCSKCGVSLKPGAKFCPKCGTKVQ